A section of the Pedobacter sp. HDW13 genome encodes:
- the truB gene encoding tRNA pseudouridine(55) synthase TruB, which produces MSTENPKFKDFKFAEGELLLINKPYKWTSFDVVGKIRNSLKPLKLKVGHAGTLDPLATGLLIICTGKLTKQIDTFQAEEKEYTGTMILGATTPSFDMETEVDETFDISQITNEEIYAACKPFIGDIEQYPPAHSAVKVNGERLYVKARLGEEVELRKRFVSVPEFEITRIELPEIDFRVVCSKGTYIRSLISDFGKQLNNGAYLSKLTRTRSGNFLLKDAFEVLELVNYIRSKKEEAKTQAEV; this is translated from the coding sequence GTGAGCACCGAAAATCCAAAGTTTAAAGATTTCAAATTTGCTGAAGGCGAATTGCTGTTGATTAATAAGCCATACAAATGGACTTCATTTGATGTGGTCGGAAAAATCCGTAATTCGTTAAAACCATTAAAGCTAAAAGTTGGCCATGCCGGCACGTTAGATCCCCTTGCAACAGGTTTATTGATTATTTGTACAGGTAAATTAACCAAACAAATTGATACCTTTCAAGCAGAAGAAAAAGAATATACCGGCACCATGATACTAGGCGCTACTACCCCATCATTCGACATGGAAACTGAGGTAGACGAAACCTTCGATATCAGCCAGATTACCAACGAAGAAATTTACGCGGCTTGCAAGCCATTTATTGGCGATATTGAGCAGTACCCACCTGCACACTCTGCAGTAAAGGTAAATGGCGAGCGTTTATACGTTAAAGCCAGGCTCGGCGAAGAAGTAGAGCTGCGCAAACGCTTTGTAAGTGTTCCCGAATTCGAGATTACCAGAATAGAACTGCCCGAAATCGATTTTAGGGTTGTATGCAGCAAAGGCACCTACATCCGTTCACTAATATCCGATTTTGGTAAACAACTTAACAACGGCGCCTATCTTTCTAAACTCACCCGTACCCGCAGCGGAAACTTTTTGCTTAAAGATGCGTTTGAGGTATTAGAACTTGTTAATTATATTCGTAGCAAGAAAGAAGAAGCAAAAACCCAGGCGGAGGTATGA
- a CDS encoding YitT family protein encodes MNHIKNRNTRFVKEIFLIVAGVTSACFGLKSFLMPSHFIDGGVTGISLLLSTLTGWNLSYLIALINIPFVILGYRQIGKGFAFKTAIAIAALSLALIFLPFQPITHDKLLIAFFGGLFLGGGIGLAMRGGCVVDGTEVLALYISKNSILTVGNIILILNIIIFAFAAYFLNIETALYAILTYLSASSTIDFIVNGIEQYTGVTIISEHQEEIKNFIIKEMKRGVTIYKGEGGYGEKKDIDIIFTVVTKLEMSKLQTAIRQIDADAFVIQQQIADLKGGVVKRHTLH; translated from the coding sequence ATGAACCACATTAAAAACAGGAACACCAGATTTGTAAAAGAAATCTTTTTAATCGTTGCAGGTGTAACTTCGGCATGTTTTGGCTTAAAAAGCTTTTTAATGCCGAGCCATTTTATAGATGGAGGCGTAACCGGTATTTCGCTTTTACTAAGCACCCTAACGGGTTGGAATTTATCTTACCTTATTGCCCTCATCAACATTCCGTTTGTGATATTAGGCTACCGGCAAATTGGTAAGGGATTTGCATTTAAAACCGCCATTGCCATTGCAGCACTTTCACTGGCCTTAATTTTTCTACCCTTCCAACCCATTACCCACGATAAATTGTTAATTGCCTTTTTCGGCGGGTTGTTTTTGGGCGGAGGCATTGGTTTGGCCATGCGCGGCGGTTGCGTAGTCGATGGCACCGAGGTACTGGCACTTTACATCAGTAAAAACAGTATCCTTACTGTTGGCAATATCATTCTCATTTTAAACATCATCATTTTTGCCTTTGCAGCGTATTTTTTAAACATCGAAACAGCGCTTTATGCCATTTTAACCTATTTATCGGCTTCAAGCACTATCGATTTTATTGTAAACGGCATAGAACAATATACCGGCGTTACCATCATCTCCGAGCATCAGGAAGAGATTAAAAACTTCATTATTAAAGAGATGAAACGCGGCGTTACCATTTATAAAGGCGAGGGTGGCTATGGCGAAAAGAAAGATATAGATATTATTTTTACCGTAGTAACCAAGCTAGAAATGAGCAAATTACAAACTGCTATCAGGCAGATAGATGCTGATGCTTTTGTGATACAACAACAAATTGCTGATTTAAAAGGCGGAGTAGTAAAAAGGCACACTCTGCATTAA
- a CDS encoding bifunctional riboflavin kinase/FAD synthetase, with protein sequence MKIYHNLSEFSKLDNAIVTIGTFDGVHFGHQKIIKQLVEKAKADNGESVILTFFPHPRMIIDPENQELKMINTINEKADILKNLGVDHLIITPFTRDFSNQLPEDYIKNTLVDNIGTKHIIIGYDHRFGKDRSGNLTDLKAAGLHYGFTVEEIMEQDIHDVAVSSTKIRQALLAGDVSLASDYLGYPFSIFGRVIKGDKIGRTIGFPTANIFVEETYKLIPGDGIYAVTVEMSSEFSVENLEAKQLQTSSPELKTVYEGMAYIGQRPTINGMTRNIEVNIFDFNQEIYGQDIKMNFLKFLRHDVKFTGLEALTLQLQKDKEATLAFFETIS encoded by the coding sequence TTGAAAATATACCATAACCTATCCGAGTTTTCGAAATTAGATAATGCTATTGTAACCATCGGCACCTTTGATGGCGTACATTTCGGGCACCAGAAAATTATTAAACAACTGGTTGAAAAGGCAAAAGCCGATAACGGTGAAAGTGTAATCCTTACTTTTTTCCCGCACCCGAGAATGATCATCGATCCTGAAAACCAGGAGCTAAAAATGATCAACACCATTAACGAGAAAGCCGATATTTTGAAAAACCTGGGGGTAGATCATCTAATTATTACCCCGTTTACCCGCGATTTTTCTAATCAACTGCCCGAAGATTATATTAAAAACACTTTGGTTGATAATATTGGTACAAAACACATTATCATTGGTTACGATCACCGCTTTGGCAAAGACCGTTCGGGCAATTTAACTGATTTGAAAGCCGCCGGACTGCATTATGGCTTTACGGTTGAAGAAATTATGGAGCAGGATATTCACGATGTGGCCGTAAGTTCGACCAAAATACGTCAGGCGCTTTTAGCGGGCGATGTAAGTTTGGCCAGCGATTATCTGGGCTATCCCTTTTCTATTTTCGGCAGGGTAATTAAAGGCGATAAAATTGGCCGTACGATTGGTTTTCCAACGGCGAATATCTTTGTAGAAGAAACCTATAAACTTATTCCCGGCGACGGTATTTACGCTGTAACGGTAGAAATGAGTTCGGAGTTTAGCGTTGAGAATTTAGAGGCTAAGCAACTCCAAACTTCAAGCCCCGAACTCAAAACTGTCTACGAAGGCATGGCTTATATTGGACAACGACCTACCATAAACGGTATGACCAGAAATATTGAGGTTAATATTTTTGATTTTAACCAGGAAATTTATGGCCAGGATATTAAAATGAACTTCCTAAAATTCTTACGCCACGACGTAAAATTTACCGGCTTAGAAGCTTTAACCCTTCAGTTACAAAAAGACAAGGAAGCTACTTTAGCTTTTTTTGAAACGATTAGTTAA
- a CDS encoding cation:proton antiporter, with protein sequence MHLPDLIADLGLILAAAGITTLIFKKIKQPLVLGYILAGLLVGSHLDFFPSVTDTKSINIWGEIGVIFLLFSLGLEFSFKKLVKVGGSASITAIVKVLFIILAGYFVGKAMRWSDMDSLFLGGILSISSTMITIKAFEELGLKHKKFAGLVFGVLIVEDLVAILLLVLFSTLAVSQQSAGTEMLYSILKLAFFLVLWFLGGIFLVPSFLKATRKLMNDETMLVVSLALCLVMVLLADKVGFSPALGAFIMGSILAETTQAERIEHLTKSVKDLFAAVFFVSVGMLIDPAMLVKYWVPILFATLVIVIGKIIFTILGALLSGQPLKTSVQSGMSLAQIGEFSFIIASLGLTLKVTSDFLYPIAVASAAITTFTTPYLIKLSEPFYEFLKRVLPQKWQDGIERYSSSTEGITTLSDWKVLLRSYIFNTIIHSVIIIAIIFLAYRYVQPFIVRNIADSLISIIISVIASFILMSPFLWALSIRRIQKTAYSHLWLNKKYTRGPLIAIEFFRIALGIFFVGFLMYEFFDTWIAAVIALGLIIFGMVIFSRKLQSFYDKLERRFILNLNARENRKPDILPWDTHLTELTVSAESEVVGKTLTELMIREKYGVNIALIERGRINIPTPGRDERLYPNDKLLLIGADDQLAAVKAILEVDKPETVEENNFPNKEMTLQKVVVHAESPVYGLSIRNAGIREKAQALIVGIERGADRILNPSSDFVFDTGDVIWIVGNNKKIKEVI encoded by the coding sequence ATGCATTTACCAGATTTAATTGCCGATTTAGGGTTAATTCTTGCTGCCGCAGGGATAACCACACTTATATTTAAAAAAATTAAACAGCCCCTTGTTTTGGGCTATATACTTGCGGGGCTTTTGGTTGGCTCGCACCTTGATTTTTTCCCTTCTGTTACCGATACCAAAAGCATTAACATTTGGGGCGAAATCGGGGTAATTTTCCTGCTTTTCAGTTTAGGTTTAGAGTTCAGTTTTAAAAAACTTGTTAAAGTTGGCGGTTCTGCTTCCATTACAGCCATTGTAAAAGTACTGTTTATCATTTTGGCCGGTTACTTTGTAGGTAAAGCCATGCGCTGGTCTGATATGGACAGCCTGTTCCTGGGTGGGATTTTATCAATCTCCTCTACTATGATTACCATCAAGGCCTTTGAAGAGCTTGGCCTCAAACATAAAAAATTTGCCGGACTGGTTTTCGGAGTCTTAATTGTAGAAGATCTGGTGGCTATTTTACTGCTGGTGCTATTTTCTACCCTGGCCGTAAGCCAGCAATCGGCAGGTACCGAAATGCTTTATTCTATCTTAAAACTGGCCTTTTTCCTAGTTTTGTGGTTTTTGGGCGGTATATTTTTGGTCCCGTCTTTTTTAAAGGCTACCCGAAAGTTAATGAACGATGAAACCATGCTCGTGGTTTCGCTTGCCTTATGTTTAGTTATGGTATTACTGGCCGATAAGGTAGGCTTCTCTCCTGCTTTGGGAGCGTTTATCATGGGCTCTATTTTAGCCGAAACCACCCAGGCCGAAAGAATCGAACATCTTACCAAATCGGTAAAGGATCTATTTGCAGCAGTGTTTTTTGTTTCTGTTGGTATGCTTATAGATCCCGCCATGCTGGTAAAATACTGGGTACCTATTTTGTTCGCTACCCTGGTAATTGTTATCGGTAAAATTATCTTCACCATTTTAGGTGCTTTATTGTCTGGCCAGCCTTTAAAAACTTCGGTACAATCGGGTATGAGTTTGGCCCAAATTGGTGAGTTCTCCTTTATCATCGCATCGTTGGGTTTAACACTTAAGGTTACCAGCGATTTCCTCTATCCTATTGCAGTAGCTTCCGCGGCTATTACCACTTTTACCACACCATACCTGATTAAACTATCAGAACCATTTTATGAGTTTTTAAAACGTGTTTTACCTCAAAAATGGCAGGATGGAATTGAACGCTACAGTTCGAGTACCGAGGGTATTACTACTTTAAGCGACTGGAAAGTTTTATTACGGTCGTATATTTTCAATACCATTATCCATTCGGTTATTATCATTGCCATTATATTTCTGGCTTACCGTTACGTACAACCTTTTATTGTGCGCAATATTGCGGATAGCCTAATCTCTATTATTATCAGCGTAATCGCTTCATTTATACTCATGTCGCCATTTTTATGGGCATTGTCTATCCGGAGAATTCAAAAAACAGCCTACTCCCACTTGTGGCTGAATAAAAAATATACCCGCGGGCCACTAATTGCCATTGAGTTTTTCAGGATTGCATTGGGAATATTTTTTGTTGGCTTTTTAATGTACGAATTCTTCGATACCTGGATTGCAGCCGTTATTGCGCTTGGTCTGATTATTTTCGGTATGGTTATTTTTTCGAGAAAACTGCAATCGTTTTACGATAAACTGGAAAGGCGCTTTATTTTAAACCTAAATGCAAGAGAAAACCGGAAACCCGATATCTTACCGTGGGATACTCACTTAACTGAATTGACCGTTTCGGCTGAATCGGAAGTCGTAGGCAAAACGCTTACCGAATTAATGATCAGGGAAAAATACGGAGTAAATATTGCACTGATTGAGCGTGGTAGAATCAATATCCCTACTCCGGGCAGAGACGAAAGACTTTATCCTAATGATAAATTGCTACTAATCGGAGCCGACGACCAGCTGGCAGCTGTAAAAGCTATTTTAGAAGTAGATAAGCCCGAAACGGTTGAGGAAAACAATTTCCCAAACAAAGAAATGACCTTGCAAAAAGTAGTTGTACATGCCGAATCGCCGGTCTATGGTTTGAGTATTAGAAATGCCGGAATCCGTGAGAAAGCACAGGCGCTGATTGTGGGTATTGAACGTGGTGCCGACCGCATCTTAAATCCTTCGTCTGATTTTGTTTTCGATACGGGTGATGTAATCTGGATTGTAGGAAACAATAAGAAGATTAAAGAGGTTATTTAA
- a CDS encoding DUF2157 domain-containing protein, with the protein MKVDREKSEFLDDMIEQWQSDGLITEDTGNKLRKSYEAKNFDWLRLAQYAFWVALACGFIALGSLLIDNSILDYLKRVYNTPNIVIAIVSGGLAGWLYILGFRRKKKLPHLKFSNEAIVFSAILLTANAIAYFGKALDNGSGNFSILILISVFIYGVLGYIFNSRLIWIFALISLGAWFGTETGYLSRWNYYFLGMNYPLRFVVFGATLTAASFIMKAIPKTQHFFQVTYLAGMVYLFVSLWALSVFGNFASLDEWYKIRQLSLFYWALISAAICVVSTLFGLKYRDDIAREFGITFLFINLYTRYFEYFWDSWHKALFFSVLAASFWLIGRKAEKIWNVEFLK; encoded by the coding sequence ATGAAAGTCGACAGAGAAAAGAGTGAATTTCTGGATGATATGATTGAGCAATGGCAAAGCGATGGCTTGATTACCGAAGATACAGGCAACAAGCTACGTAAAAGTTATGAAGCCAAAAATTTCGACTGGTTACGCCTCGCGCAGTATGCCTTTTGGGTGGCACTGGCCTGTGGATTTATTGCCTTGGGCTCTTTACTGATAGATAATTCGATTTTAGATTACCTGAAAAGGGTCTACAATACACCCAACATTGTAATCGCCATTGTTTCGGGCGGTTTGGCAGGCTGGTTATATATTTTAGGTTTCAGGCGAAAAAAGAAATTACCCCATTTAAAATTCAGCAACGAAGCCATTGTGTTTTCAGCTATTTTACTAACAGCAAACGCCATTGCTTATTTTGGTAAAGCGCTGGATAACGGATCGGGCAATTTTTCTATTCTTATCCTCATTTCTGTTTTTATCTACGGCGTATTAGGTTATATCTTTAATTCAAGGCTGATCTGGATTTTTGCATTGATCTCTTTAGGGGCCTGGTTTGGTACCGAAACAGGCTATCTCAGCCGCTGGAATTACTATTTCCTCGGCATGAACTATCCCCTGCGCTTTGTTGTTTTCGGAGCCACATTAACTGCTGCATCTTTCATCATGAAAGCGATTCCTAAAACTCAACATTTTTTTCAGGTAACTTATCTGGCCGGCATGGTATACTTATTTGTATCGCTATGGGCGCTATCAGTATTTGGCAATTTTGCAAGTCTGGATGAGTGGTATAAAATAAGACAGCTTAGCTTATTTTACTGGGCATTAATTTCGGCAGCGATTTGTGTAGTCAGCACCTTATTTGGTTTAAAATACCGCGATGATATTGCCCGCGAATTTGGCATCACATTTTTATTCATTAACCTCTATACTCGCTACTTTGAGTACTTTTGGGATAGTTGGCACAAAGCATTATTCTTTTCGGTTCTTGCGGCCTCTTTTTGGCTTATTGGACGAAAAGCAGAAAAGATATGGAATGTGGAGTTTTTAAAATAA
- a CDS encoding secondary thiamine-phosphate synthase enzyme YjbQ: protein MKIYQQALTLRERKRGFHIITSEIEYALPQIAEISVGLCQVFIQHTSASLSINENADPTVRIDFEMFFNKTVKENDPDYEHDYEGSDDMPAHLKAVLLGSSVTIPIRNGRLALGTWQGIYLCEHRNYGGQRNLIITAWGT, encoded by the coding sequence ATGAAAATATATCAGCAAGCCCTAACACTCAGAGAAAGAAAAAGAGGCTTCCATATCATTACCAGCGAAATTGAATACGCCTTACCCCAGATTGCCGAAATTTCTGTAGGATTATGCCAGGTTTTTATTCAGCATACTTCTGCATCACTTAGCATCAACGAAAATGCCGACCCTACTGTGAGAATAGATTTTGAAATGTTCTTTAATAAAACAGTAAAAGAAAACGATCCTGATTATGAACATGATTACGAAGGATCGGATGATATGCCCGCGCATTTAAAAGCTGTACTTTTAGGTAGCTCGGTAACAATCCCTATTCGTAATGGCCGGTTGGCTCTGGGTACCTGGCAAGGTATTTACCTATGCGAACACCGTAATTATGGCGGGCAAAGAAACCTGATTATTACCGCCTGGGGCACTTAA
- a CDS encoding YihY/virulence factor BrkB family protein, protein MAKNKITLKAIWCVLKASFTGFTDHKVTKLSGSLAYYTVFSMAPLLVVIISLCGIFLGREIAEGQVYAQLESFLGRESAVSLQQLIKNAYLDGKSTIALIIGIITLLIGATTVFGDIQDSINTIWGLKPKPKRGWVKMLQNRFLSFSVIISLGFVLLVSLAITSVLDAFSKGLQARFEDVSIVVFYILNQIVTLAVISLIFGVIFKVLPDAIIKWKDVAAGAIVTAVLFMIGKFAISLYIGQSNVGGTYGAMGSLVVVLLWTYYSSIILYFGAEFTKAYAVAFGSEIYPSHYAVTTKEIEIETGNNSVQDNHPEIKEEVKKT, encoded by the coding sequence ATGGCTAAGAACAAAATTACTTTAAAGGCAATATGGTGCGTTTTGAAAGCATCATTTACAGGTTTTACCGACCATAAGGTAACTAAGCTAAGCGGCTCTTTGGCTTATTATACCGTATTTTCGATGGCACCACTGTTAGTCGTAATTATTTCGCTTTGCGGCATATTTTTAGGACGCGAAATTGCCGAGGGGCAGGTGTATGCCCAGCTCGAAAGTTTTTTAGGTCGCGAGTCGGCCGTTTCCTTGCAGCAGTTGATTAAAAACGCTTATCTGGATGGAAAAAGTACCATAGCGCTAATTATTGGTATCATTACGCTTTTAATTGGAGCAACAACAGTTTTTGGCGATATCCAGGATTCGATTAATACCATTTGGGGGCTTAAACCCAAACCTAAAAGAGGCTGGGTAAAAATGCTGCAAAACCGTTTTTTATCGTTCTCGGTAATTATTAGTCTAGGTTTTGTATTGTTGGTATCGCTGGCCATTACTTCGGTGCTTGATGCTTTTAGCAAAGGATTACAGGCAAGGTTTGAAGATGTATCGATAGTCGTTTTTTATATCTTAAATCAGATTGTTACGCTCGCTGTGATTTCATTAATATTCGGTGTAATATTTAAAGTTTTACCTGATGCCATCATTAAATGGAAAGATGTTGCAGCAGGAGCAATCGTAACCGCCGTTTTGTTTATGATCGGTAAGTTTGCTATTTCCCTTTACATTGGGCAAAGCAATGTTGGCGGTACTTATGGTGCAATGGGTTCGTTGGTAGTGGTATTACTCTGGACTTATTATTCTTCTATTATCCTGTATTTTGGTGCCGAATTTACCAAAGCCTATGCTGTAGCTTTTGGATCGGAAATTTACCCCTCACATTATGCTGTGACCACAAAAGAAATTGAAATAGAAACCGGAAATAATTCTGTTCAGGATAATCACCCGGAAATTAAAGAAGAAGTAAAAAAAACTTAA
- a CDS encoding alpha/beta fold hydrolase, which translates to MKKSILFIIALLFTTTAFSQNVIQLFNSANDFFKLLQEEKFTQAHAFFDDTLKTKLPEESLKKLWGDIGTKFGKAESFDAIQSKMQGEFFSVTVEGKFANGDQNFILGFNKQQKIVGIFLAPSKKIATYLKPSYVDTSLYREKSVYIGPTGKQLAAIVTTPKNAKNFPVVVFVHGSGPGDMDETVGANKPFKDLAGGLASKGVGSIRYVKRTLIYPNEFAAPYTVKEEVLDDAAAAIAVAKTVTGADPKSVYLFGHSLGGMLAPKMATLTPDLAGIILAAAPARKLTDIIVDQNNYMFNLANDTTVAFKKQLADAMVEIDKSRITQLGTTIKPDSIILGLPAKYWADLNSYNQVTVAKSLSKPKIYVLQGGNDFQVGKADFDVWSAALAKKKNVVLKFYPDLNHLLSSQTEKGTMAQYQAAVSVSETLVNDIVQWIKAK; encoded by the coding sequence ATGAAGAAAAGCATCCTATTTATAATTGCCTTACTGTTTACTACCACTGCATTTTCTCAAAATGTAATACAGTTATTTAACAGCGCCAACGACTTTTTTAAACTCTTACAGGAAGAGAAATTTACCCAGGCACACGCCTTTTTTGACGATACACTAAAAACAAAACTACCTGAGGAAAGTCTTAAAAAACTTTGGGGTGATATTGGAACCAAATTTGGTAAAGCCGAATCATTCGATGCCATTCAAAGCAAAATGCAAGGCGAATTTTTTTCGGTTACTGTTGAAGGTAAATTTGCCAACGGTGACCAGAATTTTATCCTGGGTTTCAATAAACAGCAAAAGATAGTGGGGATATTTCTCGCACCTTCAAAAAAAATAGCTACTTATTTAAAACCTAGTTATGTAGATACCAGTCTGTACCGTGAAAAATCGGTATATATTGGCCCTACCGGCAAACAACTGGCGGCAATTGTAACCACGCCAAAAAATGCCAAAAACTTTCCGGTTGTTGTTTTTGTACATGGCTCAGGGCCGGGTGATATGGATGAAACTGTCGGTGCCAATAAACCGTTTAAAGATTTAGCTGGTGGTTTGGCTTCAAAAGGTGTTGGTTCTATTCGTTATGTAAAGCGGACTTTAATTTATCCAAACGAGTTTGCAGCACCCTATACCGTAAAAGAAGAAGTATTGGATGATGCTGCGGCTGCTATCGCTGTGGCTAAAACCGTTACCGGTGCAGATCCAAAAAGTGTTTATTTATTTGGTCATAGTTTGGGCGGTATGCTGGCACCTAAAATGGCAACACTTACGCCTGATTTGGCTGGAATTATTTTGGCTGCAGCACCTGCCAGAAAGCTAACCGATATTATTGTTGATCAGAATAATTATATGTTTAACCTGGCAAACGATACCACTGTCGCATTTAAAAAGCAGCTTGCTGATGCCATGGTGGAGATTGACAAGAGCAGGATTACGCAATTAGGAACAACCATAAAACCCGATTCTATTATTCTGGGCCTACCTGCAAAGTATTGGGCCGACTTAAATTCATACAACCAGGTTACGGTTGCGAAGTCCTTAAGCAAACCTAAAATTTATGTTTTACAAGGTGGAAATGATTTTCAGGTGGGTAAAGCCGATTTCGATGTTTGGAGTGCAGCATTAGCTAAGAAGAAAAATGTGGTGCTGAAATTCTACCCGGATTTAAATCACCTTTTAAGCTCGCAAACCGAAAAAGGTACTATGGCACAATACCAGGCGGCGGTAAGTGTATCAGAAACTTTAGTGAACGATATTGTTCAATGGATTAAAGCCAAGTAA
- a CDS encoding DoxX family protein — translation MKKLKTWYWVVTIIFALMMLMDGFGGVTQQQAGKEVLKHLGYPMYLLIIVGIAKLLGALTILQQKFTAIKEWAFAGFAINFIGAFASRAFVGDGVALLIPPLVALVIMFIPYVLWKRMQENVKNS, via the coding sequence ATGAAAAAATTAAAGACATGGTACTGGGTGGTCACAATTATTTTTGCCCTAATGATGCTGATGGATGGCTTTGGTGGGGTAACACAACAGCAAGCAGGTAAAGAAGTACTAAAACACCTGGGCTACCCCATGTATCTCCTCATTATTGTGGGCATTGCAAAGCTGCTTGGCGCTTTAACCATTTTGCAGCAAAAGTTTACAGCTATCAAAGAATGGGCTTTTGCAGGTTTTGCCATTAATTTTATAGGCGCTTTTGCCTCGCGTGCCTTTGTTGGCGATGGCGTTGCACTTTTAATACCGCCGCTTGTAGCACTTGTAATCATGTTTATCCCCTACGTTTTATGGAAAAGGATGCAGGAAAATGTTAAAAATAGTTAA
- a CDS encoding VOC family protein has translation MAHINSYLTFNGNCREAMIFYQDCLGGELTLQTIGESPIAPKMPHYLEKSILHAVLAKDDLVIMATDMVEEVGLIKGNAVSMMLNCSSEEEAQIFYHKLSTGGKAVHPLQETFWGAIFGDLTDRYGNNWLINYDNNQ, from the coding sequence GTGGCGCATATTAACTCTTATTTAACCTTCAACGGCAATTGTCGTGAGGCGATGATTTTCTATCAGGATTGTCTGGGTGGCGAATTAACGCTGCAAACCATCGGCGAATCACCCATAGCCCCTAAGATGCCCCATTATTTGGAGAAAAGCATTTTGCATGCGGTTTTGGCTAAAGATGACCTCGTAATTATGGCCACTGATATGGTAGAAGAGGTGGGTTTAATTAAAGGAAATGCCGTTTCGATGATGCTCAATTGCAGCTCGGAAGAAGAGGCACAAATTTTTTACCATAAACTTTCAACAGGAGGCAAAGCGGTACACCCTTTACAGGAAACATTTTGGGGTGCTATTTTCGGCGATTTAACCGATCGATATGGTAACAACTGGCTAATTAATTACGATAACAACCAATAA
- a CDS encoding transcriptional regulator — translation METYIIEEDIKVLCITASSFPDGVLAAHQQLHALFPPNKQRMYFGISRPDATRKVIYKAAVTEMAEEAGKNPDLEYFTIKKGDYISELIPDFMEDVSQVGKTFEKLLNEPNIDPNGYCLEMYLNETDVRCMVGIQK, via the coding sequence ATGGAAACCTACATTATAGAAGAAGATATTAAAGTGCTTTGCATTACTGCCAGTTCTTTCCCTGATGGTGTTTTGGCTGCACATCAACAATTACACGCATTGTTCCCGCCAAATAAACAGCGCATGTATTTTGGAATTAGCAGGCCCGATGCAACCAGAAAGGTTATATATAAGGCTGCTGTTACAGAAATGGCAGAAGAAGCGGGGAAAAATCCAGACCTGGAATATTTTACGATAAAAAAGGGCGATTACATCAGCGAGCTGATCCCGGATTTCATGGAAGATGTTTCGCAGGTTGGAAAAACTTTCGAAAAATTGCTGAATGAACCCAACATCGATCCCAATGGTTATTGTCTGGAAATGTATTTAAATGAAACCGATGTGCGCTGTATGGTGGGCATCCAAAAATAG